One stretch of Syntrophorhabdales bacterium DNA includes these proteins:
- a CDS encoding HAD family phosphatase, whose amino-acid sequence MIKALVLDFGGVVADEGFREGLKAIAGNNGLDPDKFFVMARDLIYDTGYVTGKVDEHAYWEALRLKIKIRNDDNELRKEILNRFVLRREMFDEITRVRTAGVTVALLSDQTDWLDELNDRESFYHYFDHVFNSFYLKKSKRDGTIFRDIAARLRLRPEEILFIDDTPGHLERAQAQGWKTLRFTSVADFKQALKEVNI is encoded by the coding sequence ATGATAAAGGCTCTTGTGCTCGATTTTGGCGGGGTTGTGGCCGATGAAGGTTTCCGCGAGGGACTCAAGGCGATTGCTGGAAATAATGGCCTGGACCCGGACAAATTCTTCGTTATGGCACGAGATTTGATATATGATACTGGGTACGTGACAGGCAAGGTGGATGAGCATGCCTATTGGGAGGCGCTGAGGCTTAAGATTAAGATAAGAAATGACGATAATGAATTACGAAAAGAAATACTCAATCGATTTGTGCTGAGACGTGAGATGTTTGACGAAATCACCAGAGTCAGGACTGCGGGCGTGACCGTAGCCCTCCTGAGCGACCAGACAGATTGGCTGGACGAACTGAATGACCGGGAGTCGTTTTATCACTATTTCGACCATGTCTTTAACTCTTTTTACTTGAAAAAAAGCAAAAGAGATGGGACTATTTTCAGAGACATTGCTGCGCGATTGAGGCTCAGACCCGAGGAAATACTCTTCATCGATGACACTCCGGGACATCTGGAAAGAGCGCAGGCCCAGGGATGGAAGACACTTCGCTTCACCAGTGTGGCCGACTTTAAACAGGCACTAAAGGAGGTAAACATATGA
- a CDS encoding TIGR04283 family arsenosugar biosynthesis glycosyltransferase → MTKCDISAIMPVFREEELIDQAVSALQSLRCDGRLEIIVVDGDPEERTLKALKSDGVVTARSEKGRGRQMNAGALLASGDILLFLHADTQLPEDGLLRIRATVKDGRCVGGSFDLGIHSDRFCFRLVEKAASLRSRITRVPYGDQAIFMRKDFFLRLGGFSDLPVMEDIDLMRRVRRSGARIQIIKEKVGTSARRWEKEGVLVCTLRNWILVLLYLVGVSPHRLARYYRSHDEEQVKAEGELEEEERKRRDLTKHPKQRLR, encoded by the coding sequence ATGACCAAGTGTGATATCTCGGCCATCATGCCTGTTTTTCGCGAGGAAGAATTGATCGATCAGGCAGTCAGCGCCCTGCAGAGCCTCCGTTGCGATGGTCGATTGGAGATTATCGTGGTTGACGGTGACCCTGAGGAGCGAACGCTTAAGGCTCTAAAAAGCGATGGCGTTGTGACCGCGCGCTCAGAGAAGGGACGGGGCAGGCAGATGAATGCAGGGGCTCTGCTCGCAAGCGGCGATATCCTGCTTTTTCTCCACGCAGATACACAACTACCCGAAGATGGACTCTTGCGAATACGCGCGACAGTGAAAGACGGCCGCTGCGTGGGCGGAAGCTTCGATCTGGGGATACATTCAGACAGGTTCTGCTTCAGGTTGGTAGAAAAGGCAGCATCCCTCCGCTCGCGTATAACCAGGGTGCCGTATGGAGATCAAGCTATTTTTATGAGGAAGGATTTCTTTCTTCGTCTGGGTGGATTCAGTGACCTGCCGGTCATGGAGGATATTGACCTGATGCGCAGGGTGCGAAGGTCAGGGGCAAGGATTCAGATTATAAAAGAGAAGGTGGGGACGTCTGCAAGACGATGGGAAAAAGAAGGTGTGCTTGTTTGTACGTTGAGAAACTGGATATTGGTACTGCTCTACCTTGTCGGAGTTTCACCTCATCGCCTCGCGCGATATTACAGGAGCCACGATGAAGAACAGGTCAAGGCTGAGGGTGAGCTTGAAGAAGAAGAAAGGAAAAGGCGAGACTTAACGAAGCACCCAAAACAAAGGTTGAGGTAA
- a CDS encoding fumarylacetoacetate hydrolase family protein has protein sequence MKIGVFSDQGRIFIGSVFNEQVFDLSAASLQFEKEVLPDLGTILALEHFGTKLFHNLFMLGQYREELWIPLNFLTFVPLYRPGKIVCLGFSYGKHAEEFSREVVREPIYFTKPGSAIIAHEQPIIYPDGLGRIDPEAELAVIIGRRAKEVAAKKAPEYIAGYTILNDVTARDLQAKDMENKRPWFRSKSLDTFCPIGPWIVTANEIDPDEPLKLR, from the coding sequence ATGAAAATAGGCGTCTTTTCGGATCAGGGTCGTATCTTCATCGGCTCTGTTTTTAATGAGCAGGTGTTCGATCTCTCGGCGGCCTCGCTGCAGTTCGAAAAAGAGGTCTTGCCTGACCTGGGCACTATTCTCGCACTGGAACACTTTGGTACGAAACTTTTCCACAACCTGTTTATGCTGGGACAGTACCGGGAGGAGTTGTGGATCCCTTTGAATTTTCTCACGTTTGTTCCGCTATACAGGCCCGGCAAGATCGTATGTCTCGGGTTCAGTTACGGGAAGCACGCGGAAGAGTTTTCCCGGGAGGTTGTCAGGGAGCCCATTTACTTTACCAAGCCGGGTTCAGCAATTATCGCGCATGAGCAGCCCATCATCTATCCTGACGGGTTGGGACGGATCGATCCGGAAGCGGAGCTGGCAGTGATCATAGGCAGAAGGGCGAAAGAAGTTGCGGCAAAGAAGGCGCCAGAGTATATCGCCGGGTACACCATTCTTAATGACGTGACTGCCCGGGACCTGCAGGCTAAAGATATGGAAAACAAGCGTCCCTGGTTCCGATCAAAAAGTCTCGACACGTTCTGCCCCATAGGTCCCTGGATTGTCACGGCCAACGAGATCGATCCGGACGAGCCATTGAAGCTTCG
- a CDS encoding TIGR04282 family arsenosugar biosynthesis glycosyltransferase, which translates to MTAKGSQRLSCIRPGAVDRQACAILFARSPEKGRVKTRLASLLEEDAVLELYRCFVHDILATLMRSGFELRIFFYPPEARKEIRDWLGSAHRYAAQQGEDLGRRMKNAFRSVFNEGFHRSILIGSDVPDLPLCIVEEAVTALSSRDAVVGPARDGGYYLIGFNADRFPQEVFRHIHWGTSTVFQETSRVLRDRGYDVCELPQWRDIDTHEDLLRFMHDHESTPEGCLMTLDYLRACARKQDDQV; encoded by the coding sequence GTGACGGCGAAGGGCTCTCAACGACTTTCCTGCATTCGACCAGGCGCGGTGGATCGACAGGCATGTGCCATTTTATTTGCGAGGTCTCCTGAGAAGGGAAGGGTAAAGACGCGGCTGGCATCCCTTCTAGAAGAGGATGCCGTTTTAGAGCTTTACCGTTGTTTTGTTCACGACATTCTCGCCACGCTTATGCGCAGCGGTTTTGAGCTGCGTATTTTTTTCTATCCACCCGAAGCAAGGAAAGAAATAAGGGATTGGCTCGGCAGTGCACATCGTTACGCGGCTCAGCAGGGGGAAGACCTAGGAAGGCGCATGAAGAACGCGTTTCGGAGTGTGTTCAACGAAGGCTTTCACAGATCAATACTCATTGGCAGCGACGTGCCGGATTTACCTCTTTGTATCGTGGAGGAAGCGGTGACGGCACTTTCATCCAGGGACGCAGTTGTAGGCCCTGCGCGCGACGGCGGCTACTATCTCATCGGCTTCAATGCGGATCGGTTTCCGCAGGAGGTCTTTAGACACATCCACTGGGGGACCTCCACCGTATTCCAAGAGACCAGCCGCGTGCTGCGGGATCGCGGCTACGACGTGTGTGAACTGCCTCAATGGCGTGATATCGACACTCATGAAGATTTGTTGCGCTTCATGCATGACCATGAATCAACACCTGAGGGATGCCTCATGACGCTGGATTACCTGCGGGCGTGTGCGAGGAAACAGGATGACCAAGTGTGA